One genomic region from Thalassotalea sp. PS06 encodes:
- a CDS encoding DUF3604 domain-containing protein, with translation MKFKYSLILAGILSSIIPITHASSSESSETDKNYSPPATNNMPTIVYWGDTHVHTGLSLDAGLFGNTVGLDEAYRFAKGEEVTSSTGLPVRLARPLDWMIITDHTDLMGIADDIKNGSENILEVDKGREYHEAFKKGGQEAGKAAFDLIQNFSQMTLPEEFVRDYSPGSDVFNSVWKEIVEAAEKHNEPGLFTAFIGFEWTSVPKGFNLHRNVIFRDNADRALQVVPATTQLPSGDTNPKSLYKWLEDYQSKTGGKAFAFAHNGNLSNGWMFPTTDTYHGGKVDKQYVTERAKWEPHYEVTQIKGDGEAHPYLSPDDEFADYENWDVGNLDLSELKEPEMLKGEYGREALKQGLLLEKQLGINPYKFGVGGATDSHTSLATADEDNFFGKSVSAEPSKERVAHPFVESKAGKIEGYKIVSSGYTGVWAAENTRHSIYDAIERKETYATTGPRMIVRFFGGWDYSEDDLHGSNAVAIGYEKGVPMGGDLKDADGGKAPSFMVSAMKDPLSGNLDRVQIIKGWLDRDGKLHERIYDVAVSDDRKIDSDGRCKEPVGNTVDVETATWSNSIGDAQLTAIWTDPDFDAEESAFYYVRVLEIPTPRWVLYDKVRLGAEIPEEAELVGQERAYTSPIWYSPQ, from the coding sequence ATGAAATTTAAATACAGCTTAATACTTGCCGGCATTTTAAGCTCGATAATACCCATTACCCACGCATCTTCCTCTGAATCTTCTGAAACAGATAAAAACTATTCACCGCCAGCAACAAATAATATGCCCACCATAGTTTACTGGGGTGACACTCATGTCCACACCGGCTTATCTCTGGATGCAGGCTTATTTGGTAACACCGTTGGGCTTGATGAGGCATACCGATTTGCCAAAGGTGAGGAAGTTACTTCATCAACGGGGTTGCCGGTTCGTCTCGCACGACCACTTGATTGGATGATCATCACAGATCACACCGATCTGATGGGGATCGCCGATGATATTAAAAACGGCAGTGAGAACATTTTAGAAGTTGATAAAGGCCGCGAATACCATGAGGCCTTTAAGAAAGGCGGACAGGAAGCGGGGAAAGCCGCCTTTGATTTAATTCAAAACTTCTCGCAGATGACGCTGCCTGAGGAGTTTGTCAGAGATTACAGTCCAGGTTCAGATGTCTTTAATAGCGTCTGGAAGGAAATTGTCGAAGCCGCAGAAAAACACAACGAACCGGGTCTATTTACCGCATTTATTGGTTTTGAGTGGACCTCAGTGCCCAAAGGTTTTAATTTGCACCGCAATGTTATCTTTCGCGATAACGCCGACAGGGCGCTGCAAGTTGTTCCCGCAACGACGCAGCTACCATCAGGTGATACAAACCCCAAATCATTGTATAAGTGGCTAGAAGACTATCAAAGCAAAACTGGCGGTAAAGCGTTCGCATTCGCCCACAACGGCAATCTATCCAATGGCTGGATGTTTCCGACAACCGACACCTATCATGGTGGCAAGGTTGATAAACAGTACGTGACCGAACGAGCGAAATGGGAGCCCCACTATGAGGTTACTCAAATCAAAGGTGATGGTGAAGCACACCCATACTTATCCCCAGATGATGAGTTCGCTGATTATGAAAACTGGGACGTGGGTAATTTAGATTTATCAGAGTTAAAAGAACCTGAGATGCTCAAAGGTGAATATGGCCGAGAAGCGTTAAAGCAGGGGCTGCTCCTGGAAAAGCAATTAGGCATTAACCCATACAAATTTGGTGTTGGCGGAGCAACCGATAGCCACACATCACTGGCTACCGCCGATGAGGATAACTTTTTCGGCAAATCCGTTAGCGCCGAGCCAAGCAAAGAACGGGTAGCACATCCATTTGTTGAATCAAAAGCTGGTAAAATTGAAGGCTACAAAATCGTATCTTCAGGTTACACCGGCGTTTGGGCCGCTGAAAATACTCGCCACTCTATCTACGATGCAATTGAGCGTAAAGAAACCTACGCTACGACTGGTCCAAGAATGATTGTCCGTTTTTTTGGCGGCTGGGATTATTCAGAAGACGATTTACATGGCAGTAATGCAGTGGCTATAGGTTATGAAAAAGGCGTACCCATGGGCGGCGATCTCAAAGATGCCGATGGCGGAAAAGCGCCCAGCTTTATGGTTTCGGCAATGAAAGACCCATTGAGCGGCAACCTAGACAGAGTACAAATTATCAAAGGCTGGCTGGATAGAGACGGTAAGTTACACGAGCGTATTTATGATGTAGCCGTTTCTGACGACCGCAAGATTGACTCAGATGGCCGTTGTAAAGAGCCTGTGGGCAATACCGTGGATGTTGAAACAGCAACATGGAGCAACAGCATAGGTGATGCACAGTTAACCGCAATCTGGACAGATCCAGATTTCGATGCCGAAGAATCGGCATTTTACTACGTTCGTGTACTCGAAATACCAACACCTCGTTGGGTGTTATACGACAAAGTTCGCCTTGGCGCAGAAATACCTGAAGAAGCTGAATTAGTTGGCCAGGAGCGCGCTTATACGTCGCCAATTTGGTATAGCCCGCAGTAA
- a CDS encoding extracellular solute-binding protein, which produces MKKIILAAALMGSAFGALAEQVNIYSYRQPFLIEPILEKFTEQTGIKTNVVFAKSGIVERLQREGKLSPADIVLTSNFAVLLQLEEAGLTQTINSEEVNKNVPAQFRDENWVALTKRARAIYSAKTLGDKSDINYEDLATAEYKGQICTRSGKHPYNLGLVSSMIAHHGEEKTLEWLQGVKDNLARRPQGNDRGQVKAIKEGLCTVSLGNSYYLGKMITDENQKAWADAVNINFPNQNNRGTHVNVSGVVLTKHSKNQDSALKLIEFLTQDTAQGMYASVNYEYPVKEGVELSELVASWGDFKVDSIAISEAAKYRADALRLLDQVKFDL; this is translated from the coding sequence ATGAAAAAGATTATTCTGGCTGCGGCTTTAATGGGTAGTGCATTCGGTGCACTGGCTGAGCAAGTAAACATTTACTCTTACCGTCAACCTTTCCTGATTGAACCAATCTTAGAAAAATTCACCGAGCAAACTGGTATCAAAACCAATGTTGTTTTCGCGAAAAGCGGTATCGTTGAGCGTCTGCAGCGTGAAGGTAAACTTTCTCCGGCAGATATCGTTTTAACATCAAACTTTGCGGTGTTATTGCAACTTGAAGAAGCGGGTCTAACCCAAACCATCAACAGCGAAGAAGTGAACAAAAACGTTCCTGCACAATTTCGTGATGAAAACTGGGTAGCGCTTACCAAACGTGCTCGTGCGATCTACAGCGCCAAAACCTTAGGCGATAAATCTGATATTAACTACGAAGATTTAGCTACGGCTGAATACAAAGGTCAAATCTGTACCCGCAGTGGTAAGCACCCTTATAACCTTGGCCTGGTTTCTTCGATGATTGCTCATCACGGTGAAGAGAAAACGCTTGAGTGGTTACAAGGTGTTAAAGACAACCTAGCCCGTCGCCCGCAAGGTAATGACCGTGGCCAGGTTAAAGCCATCAAAGAAGGTCTTTGTACGGTTTCTTTAGGCAATAGCTACTACCTTGGTAAAATGATCACCGACGAGAATCAGAAAGCCTGGGCGGATGCGGTAAACATCAACTTCCCGAACCAGAACAACCGTGGCACTCACGTAAACGTTAGTGGTGTTGTGCTGACCAAGCACAGCAAAAACCAAGATAGTGCGCTGAAATTAATCGAGTTTTTAACTCAGGATACAGCCCAGGGTATGTATGCATCCGTGAACTATGAATACCCGGTAAAAGAAGGTGTTGAGTTATCAGAGCTTGTTGCTTCCTGGGGCGATTTTAAAGTTGACAGTATTGCCATCAGCGAAGCGGCAAAATACCGCGCCGATGCATTACGTCTTCTCGATCAGGTTAAGTTTGATTTATAA
- a CDS encoding peptidyl-prolyl cis-trans isomerase: MPTMLRKIVTEPLTHFLVLAIVIVMIAKEEAQPETQNILVSEGRIEQLRNDFARRNERQPTMEELEISIESFALNQVYLHQARKLGLDQNDKVVERRLRQKMEYLLDEMATLSTPTEEQLSLFYQQNIERYQNKAQVTFAQVYISDDRPEAEFTQLLATQKTRIEQGEAPQGDPILLPSDYQDAPIDFIGKEFGLYFADQLKQLPIDTWSGPVTSSYGQHFVKIQQRQPQTAIPLSQIKRKVTLDWQYQQAQVFKKAYEQTMLQQYEIEVQWPEARGDGS; the protein is encoded by the coding sequence ATGCCAACCATGCTCAGGAAAATAGTAACAGAGCCGTTAACTCACTTCTTAGTGCTAGCTATTGTGATCGTGATGATCGCCAAAGAGGAAGCTCAGCCAGAGACTCAAAATATTCTTGTATCGGAAGGTCGAATCGAGCAATTGCGCAATGACTTTGCCAGGCGCAATGAAAGACAACCAACGATGGAAGAGTTAGAAATTTCCATTGAAAGCTTTGCACTTAACCAAGTGTATCTGCATCAGGCCCGTAAGCTGGGATTGGATCAAAACGATAAGGTTGTCGAGCGGCGTCTTCGTCAAAAGATGGAATATCTGCTTGATGAAATGGCAACCCTGTCAACGCCAACGGAAGAACAACTTAGTCTTTTCTATCAACAAAACATTGAACGTTATCAAAACAAAGCTCAAGTAACCTTTGCCCAGGTCTATATCTCCGATGACCGGCCTGAAGCCGAGTTCACCCAACTTTTAGCTACCCAGAAAACTCGTATTGAACAAGGCGAAGCCCCCCAAGGTGACCCCATCCTTCTGCCTTCCGATTATCAGGATGCGCCCATTGACTTTATTGGCAAAGAGTTTGGGCTTTATTTCGCAGACCAGCTTAAACAGCTACCAATAGATACCTGGAGTGGACCAGTTACGTCAAGTTATGGCCAGCACTTCGTAAAAATTCAACAACGACAACCACAAACGGCAATCCCGCTATCTCAAATCAAGCGAAAAGTGACGTTAGACTGGCAATATCAACAGGCTCAGGTTTTCAAAAAAGCGTATGAACAAACCATGTTGCAGCAATATGAAATAGAAGTTCAATGGCCCGAAGCTCGGGGAGATGGCTCGTAA
- a CDS encoding ABC transporter permease: MAITTIVKRPWQIGSFLLVAVLFAPTLALVFTAMESSEGIFAQLADTVLFDYISNSILMVIGVCLLSLLIGLPLAWLVAMCKFPGKRFFSWALVLPLAMPAYIVAYIYSDFFDYAGPVQIWLRNTFGWQSPGDYWFFDIRSIPGASVILALVLYPYVYLFLRSAFSQNNLVQMQASRLLGDTPWQSFWRISVPQARGIIIASLALVGMETLADFATMHYFAINTMTTAVYDTWLGYYNLAAAAKLSVLMLAMIFLLLAIEKRQRIDKQNYSRNDSFDNSEMYQLTGVKAWLATSFAAAVLFAGFILPTLVLCGFIFDYYDQVWSQEFIEYGTKSLFIALIAAVFAVIVALVVNFGLRQSQQSGQSKRAWMQPIPGQMASMGYALPGTVLAIGIIIPMTALEFWSNDLLVEWFNWQPGLFLTGTIFAIIFAYVVRFCAIPIGSVQESMSKISPHLDQASRSMGRGFTKTAFRIHLPLLKRILLTSGLLVFIEAMKELPAALLLRPFGFETLATYVYQYVSDEQLELASLAALSIVILGLIPLLIVNRMSEGSLQKKPDSDDKVNPSNTPSHDSDVATQK; the protein is encoded by the coding sequence TTGGCGATAACAACAATCGTAAAACGTCCCTGGCAAATTGGCAGCTTTTTATTGGTCGCTGTCTTATTTGCACCGACTCTGGCTTTGGTATTTACCGCCATGGAAAGCTCTGAGGGGATTTTTGCGCAGCTTGCAGATACGGTTTTATTTGATTACATCAGCAATTCGATATTGATGGTTATCGGTGTCTGCCTGCTCAGTTTATTAATCGGCCTGCCCTTAGCCTGGCTGGTCGCCATGTGTAAATTCCCGGGCAAACGCTTTTTCTCCTGGGCATTAGTCCTGCCTCTTGCGATGCCAGCTTATATCGTTGCCTATATCTACAGTGATTTTTTCGATTACGCAGGTCCGGTACAAATCTGGCTGAGAAACACCTTTGGCTGGCAAAGCCCTGGAGATTACTGGTTTTTTGATATTCGTTCGATTCCCGGCGCCAGTGTTATCCTGGCCCTGGTGTTATACCCCTATGTTTATTTGTTTTTACGAAGTGCCTTTTCCCAAAATAACCTGGTACAGATGCAGGCCAGTCGTTTACTCGGCGATACCCCTTGGCAAAGTTTCTGGCGCATAAGTGTTCCCCAGGCTCGCGGCATTATCATCGCATCTTTAGCCCTGGTTGGTATGGAAACCCTCGCAGATTTTGCCACCATGCATTATTTTGCCATCAATACCATGACCACTGCGGTCTACGACACCTGGCTTGGCTACTACAACCTTGCTGCTGCGGCCAAATTATCGGTGTTGATGTTAGCAATGATATTTTTGCTGCTTGCTATCGAAAAAAGACAGCGTATCGACAAACAAAATTACTCACGCAATGACAGTTTTGATAACAGTGAAATGTATCAGTTAACTGGTGTAAAAGCCTGGCTTGCCACCAGTTTTGCCGCTGCGGTGTTATTCGCAGGATTCATTTTGCCAACCCTAGTCTTGTGCGGCTTTATCTTTGATTATTACGATCAGGTGTGGAGCCAGGAATTCATTGAATATGGTACCAAGAGCCTGTTTATCGCCCTAATCGCGGCAGTATTCGCGGTTATTGTCGCCTTAGTCGTTAACTTTGGCCTGCGCCAATCTCAACAATCCGGGCAATCAAAACGTGCCTGGATGCAGCCAATCCCCGGGCAAATGGCCAGCATGGGCTATGCCCTACCCGGCACGGTATTAGCCATAGGTATCATAATTCCGATGACCGCACTGGAATTCTGGAGCAATGATCTGCTTGTTGAGTGGTTCAACTGGCAACCTGGCCTGTTCTTAACCGGAACGATATTTGCCATTATCTTTGCCTATGTGGTTCGTTTCTGTGCCATTCCCATTGGCTCTGTGCAGGAAAGTATGAGTAAAATTTCACCTCACCTAGATCAGGCCAGTCGTTCTATGGGCAGAGGTTTTACTAAAACGGCGTTTCGCATTCACTTGCCGTTGTTAAAACGCATTTTATTAACCAGTGGTTTGTTAGTTTTCATTGAAGCGATGAAAGAATTACCAGCGGCGTTACTACTTCGACCTTTTGGATTCGAAACCCTGGCCACCTATGTGTATCAGTATGTCAGTGACGAGCAACTAGAGCTCGCTTCATTGGCGGCGCTAAGCATTGTTATTCTGGGTCTGATACCATTACTTATCGTCAACCGAATGTCAGAAGGTTCTCTACAGAAAAAGCCTGATTCGGATGATAAGGTAAATCCAAGCAATACGCCATCACATGACAGTGATGTTGCCACACAAAAATAA
- a CDS encoding ABC transporter ATP-binding protein gives MVLAINQLQVSYQQQTILHGVDLNVAQGEIVCLLGSSGCGKTTLLKTIAGLINVDKGDIEINGNTVNSDGLAVAPEKRNLGMLFQDYALFPHLSVAENIAYGLRKLDKAQRQARVQEMLALVQLPDISDKYPNQLSGGQQQRVALARALAYQPDLLLLDEPFSNIDTKVKFELIAQIRDIIKQSGVAAIFVSHSKDEAFGFADTIALMDEGKIQQTGTPKALYQQPNSAFVARFMGPLNEILSNQLPPEVTKILGQQGIQLANNDRLLVRPENLSLSPQSEGQDIELQAVVESTTFYGKQVTASARCYGDIISFYVDSQQPLEPGDKVSLYFSAEHLLLAN, from the coding sequence ATGGTATTGGCCATTAACCAACTACAAGTCAGTTATCAGCAGCAAACCATTTTGCATGGTGTTGATTTGAACGTTGCCCAGGGTGAAATTGTCTGTTTACTTGGCTCCAGCGGCTGCGGCAAAACCACGCTATTAAAAACCATTGCCGGCCTTATCAATGTGGATAAAGGCGATATCGAGATAAATGGCAATACGGTCAATTCCGACGGTTTGGCAGTCGCTCCGGAAAAACGAAATCTTGGTATGCTCTTTCAGGACTACGCGTTATTTCCACACCTAAGCGTTGCTGAAAACATTGCTTATGGCCTTCGCAAACTCGATAAGGCTCAGCGCCAGGCAAGAGTGCAGGAAATGCTGGCCTTAGTGCAGTTACCGGATATCAGTGACAAATACCCCAACCAGCTTTCTGGTGGCCAACAACAACGGGTAGCACTCGCCCGTGCTTTAGCTTATCAACCGGATCTGCTGTTACTGGATGAGCCATTTTCTAATATCGATACCAAGGTGAAATTTGAATTAATTGCGCAAATTCGCGATATCATCAAACAATCCGGAGTTGCGGCGATTTTTGTATCGCACAGCAAAGATGAAGCCTTCGGTTTTGCCGATACCATCGCTTTGATGGATGAAGGCAAAATCCAGCAAACCGGTACACCTAAGGCCTTATACCAACAACCAAACTCGGCATTTGTCGCCCGCTTTATGGGGCCACTTAATGAAATCCTGAGCAATCAGCTACCGCCAGAGGTAACAAAAATACTTGGCCAGCAAGGCATTCAGCTAGCAAACAACGACAGGCTTTTAGTGCGCCCGGAAAATCTGTCGCTTTCGCCGCAGAGTGAAGGACAAGATATTGAACTACAAGCTGTTGTTGAGTCCACCACATTCTATGGCAAGCAGGTTACCGCCAGTGCTCGCTGTTATGGTGACATCATTTCATTTTACGTTGACAGCCAACAACCTTTAGAGCCCGGCGATAAGGTCAGCCTTTATTTCAGCGCCGAACACTTATTGTTGGCTAATTGA